One genomic window of Etheostoma spectabile isolate EspeVRDwgs_2016 chromosome 7, UIUC_Espe_1.0, whole genome shotgun sequence includes the following:
- the LOC116692533 gene encoding zinc finger protein 335, giving the protein MDSEENEVESSSDAGPSGMEEPSESGMGMESSEAMSADSTDTAASHAQAPESDCHVGQSSEGLVVFIPETSSSTDVRVSSVHLPDSSSVAQSTSVSSVSTVTQSVLVSESAQVRVHSSAASERAMMVSDSTASTSSDLGSAIDKIIESTIGPDIMNGCIAVTSAEDGGAETTQYVILQGPDDAIEALAEGPTSTCLDQGDLQGNLDPDQPDDRPGHSGYPEDSSSQPDQPQHSHPSQYMDCSADGPDQTGESSSSYVECSGEEPDQTRSQSGFPDYSGHNSDQDLPGYVECSGADSNPRSRGHYVVECSAGYLECAVDDEEQPHHSRSYIDSSADHRTQTSRQYGAEYGGQCVAAADSEQPGCSQYQVRDDDEDDERNQDPDQPQHSQQQPQHSCYMESSNGPEASLYADDSSSSDHPLADTAGLDGLPEALECSESQSGPYISSSGTYTSNPEPELAQQCSTSQEEPQGSQGPQDEPELVREIETSTVAEGSGHRPPNLAELEEMMEVVIVQQFKCKMCPYKSVSKDTLINHMRDKHFKPAGDMSKKRKRGRPPKSETFARRQAERVKAKAAQLQQAEEEEDDIVDAGAIDDAEEDSDYNPADEDLKRRPPAIIKKRTPPISSSFQGRPRRKVGRPRKYSLVEEGYNSKEAESIAKKPRVSADASAPEEASSSGLNNVPALVTDGDTAEAAISQSDSENKDPSSNTQPEEFFQKKRGRPSKRFLRKKYRKYINRNRYYKSLKPLLRPHNCWICGSRFLTQEDLRFHVDSHEGNDPELFKCLQCNYRCKRWSSLKEHMFNHEGTKPFKCEKCDYTSVYKKDVIRHSAVHNKEKRRKTELVPKVSEFLCPVCHRVYPMQKRLTQHMKTHSSEKPHMCDKCGKSFKKRYTFKMHLLTHIQSLGDSKFKCEFCDYTCDNKKLLLNHQLSHTNDRPFKCDYCKYSTFKEEFLVSHLAIKHTGEKPFSCEMCHFTTKHRKNLRLHVQCRHPETFDEWSVAHPEEPVRKRRRPFFTLQQIEELKQQQHDNTQDLQNTVVAVDSATLQAMQRIENASVSQDALGNTTIIYEQVESSDQSAQNALDLLLNMSNARELVGNALQVAVLSEGNTLEKGAWSTVTTAPCQAQKVVTFHVSENGETVLQEAFEAATSETGELTQIAIEAYEGGGEFSVVEQAAEEIHSPGYSNDESSPSQAVEVSGSEILKSDKYYLTSALADGVLQQVELSSEAPGSPSAASSPGGLSTKRFSCRICMESFHGRSDMENHKRAHLDPNTFKCPDCDFTSTSWLEVKTHMEQHSYLRPHKCPNCSFASKNKKDLRRHMMTHTNEKPFSCKLCGQRFNRNGHLKFHMERLHNQDQPTRKSRNATSQQTIIVNSDEEALATLQSLQAHQTAITPERLQALGQEHIIVAQEQALSDQEEGTYIQQITTIDGQTVQHLMTGENQVTEVQYIISQDGVQHLIPQEYVVVADGNHIQMSDGQIIQYEHDGTFLQEQQIAVGHDGQIQYLPVSSEQQIVNPEDLEAAAHSAVTAVADAAMAQTQTVYTEATPEQLEQLQQQGIHYDVITFTDE; this is encoded by the exons ATGGATTCAGAGGAAAATGAGGTGGAAAGCAGCAGTGATGCAGGTCCCTCAGGGATGGAGGAACCATCTGAAAGCGGCATGGGTATGGAGTCATCAGAGGCCATGTCTGCAGACAGCACTGATACTGCTGCCTCTCATGCACAGGCCCCAGAGTCTGACTGCCATGTGGGACAGAGTTCAGAGGGACTTGTG GTGTTCATCCCAGAAACCAGCTCCAGTACAGATGTCAGAGTTTCATCAGTCCACCTCCCAGACTCCTCCTCAGTGGCCCAGTCCACCAGTGTGTCCAGCGTCTCCACAGTGACTCAGTCAGTGCTGGTGTCTGAGTCAGCCCAAGTGCGGGTCCACTCCAGCGCAGCATCTGAAAGAGCCATGATGGTTTCTGACTCAACTGCTTCAACCTCGTCAGACCTTGGGTCTGCCATTGACAAGATCATAGAGTCCACCATTGGCCCTGACATTATGAATG GTTGCATAGCTGTGACTAGTGCAGAAGATGGAGGGGCAGAAACAACCCAGTATGTTATATTACAAGGACCAGATGACG CCATAGAAGCTCTTGCAGAAGGCCCCACGTCCACCTGTCTGGACCAGGGAGACCTGCAGGGAAACCTTGATCCCGACCAGCCCGACGATCGGCCTGGTCACTCAGGTTACCCAGAGGACAGCAGCAGTCAGCCTGACCAGCCCCAGCACTCCCACCCTTCCCAGTATATGGACTGCAGTGCAGATGGTCCAGACCAAACAGGGGAATCTTCATCTTCTTATGTGGAATGTTCAGGTGAAGAACCCGATCAGACACGCTCCCAGTCAGGTTTTCCTGACTACAGCGGGCATAATAGTGACCAGGACCTGCCTGGATACGTGGAATGCAGTGGGGCTGATTCAAACCCTCGCAGCCGAGGTCACTATGTGGTGGAGTGCAGTGCTGGTTACCTGGAGTGTGCGGTGGACGATGAAGAGCAACCGCATCATTCCCGCAGTTACATTGACAGTAGCGCAGACCACCGGACCCAGACAAGTCGGCAGTATGGGGCCGAGTATGGGGGGCAGTGTGTTGCAGCTGCAGACTCTGAGCAACCAGGTTGTTCTCAGTATCAAGTGAGGGACGATGATGAAGATGACGAGCGGAACCAGGATCCAGACCAGCCGCAGCACTCTCAACAGCAGCCCCAGCACTCCTGTTACATGGAAAGCAGCAATGGCCCTGAGGCCTCTCTCTATGCCGATGACAGCTCCTCATCAGACCACCCTCTGGCAGACACAGCAGGTTTAGATGGGCTTCCTGAGGCATTGGAGTGCAGCGAGAGCCAGTCTGGGCCGTACATCAGCAGCAGTGGGACATACACCTCCAATCCAGAGCCTGAGCTGGCCCAACAGTGCTCAACCAGCCAGGAGGAGCCCCAGGGCTCCCAGGGGCCTCAGGATGAACCTGAGCTGGTCAGGGAGATAGAGACATCAACAGTGGCAGAAGGCTCCGGACACAGACCACCAAACCTGGCGGAGTTGGAGGAGATGATGGAAGTAGTGATTGTTCAGCAGTTCAAGTGTAAGATGTGTCCATACAAGAGTGTCTCCAAAGACACACTCATTAACCACATGAGAGACAAACACTTCAAACCTGCAG GGGACATGTCAAAGAAGCGTAAACGTGGACGGCCTCCTAAAAGTGAGACGTTTGCCCGTCGTCAGGCAGAGAGGGTGAAGGCAAAGGCTGCTCAGCTCcaacaagcagaagaggaggaggatgatatTGTTGATGCTGGTGCTATTGATGATGCTGAAG AGGATAGTGACTACAACCCTGCAGATGAGGACCTCAAAAGAAGACCACCTGCCATTATAAAGAAGCGCACTCCTCCTATCTCTTCCTCCTTTCAAGGGCGTCCTCGACGCAAGGTTGGTCGTCCAAGAAAGTACAGCCTTGTAGAAGAAGGCTACAACAGCAAAG AAGCAGAGAGTATTGCTAAGAAGCCCAGGGTTAGCGCAGATGCTAGTGCACCTGAAGAGGCCAGCTCTTCTGGGCTAAACAACGTTCCTGCTTTGGTGACTGATGGAGACACAGCTGAGGCAGCAATAAGCCAATCAGACTCTGAGAACAAAGACCCTTCATCCAACACACAGCCAGAGGAGTTCTTCCAGAAGAAACGCGGACGACCCTCCAAACGTTTTCTTCGGAAAAAGTATAGAAAGTATATTAATCGAAA TCGGTACTATAAATCCCTCAAACCGCTCCTGAGACCTCACAACTGCTGGATCTGTGGCTCACGCTTTCTCACTCAAGAAGATTTGCGCTTCCATGTGGACTCCCATGAAGGCAACGACCCAGAGCTCTTCAAGTGCCTCCAGTGCAACTACCGCTGTAAGCGCTGGTCTTCACTTAAG GAACACATGTTCAATCACGAGGGCACCAAGCCGTTCAAGTGTGAGAAGTGTGATTACACAAGTGTCTACAAGAAAGATGTCATTCGCCACTCAGCAGTCCACAACAAAGAGAA aagaagaaaaacggAGTTG GTACCAAAGGTGTCAGAGTTCCTCTGCCCTGTGTGTCACAGGGTTTACCCCATGCAAAAGCGATTGACTCAGCACATGAAGACCCACAGCTCAGAGAAGCCACACATGTGTGATAAG TGTGGAAAATCCTTCAAGAAACGGTACACATTCAAAATGCACCTACTGACCCATATCCAGAGTCTTGGAGACAGCAA GTTCAAGTGTGAATTCTGCGATTACACTTGTGACAACAAAAAGCTGCTGCTCAACCATCAGTTGTCCCACACCAACGACCGGCCCTTCAAGTGTGACTACTGTAAATACTCTACTTTTAAGGAGGAGTTTCTGGTCTCCCATCTGGCCATTAAACACACAG GGGAGAAGCCTTTCTCCTGTGAAATGTGTCATTTCACAACCAAGCACAGAAAGAACTTGCGCCTACATGTGCAGTGTCGCCACCCTGAAACGTTTGACGAGTGGTCTGTGGCTCACCCTGAGGAGCCTGTCAGGAAGCGACGCAGACCCTTCTTCACCCTGCAGCAGATAGAGGagctcaaacaacaacaacatgacaaCACACAGGATTTGCAGAACACTGTT GTTGCAGTGGATTCTGCAACACTACAAGCCATGCAGAGAATAGAAAATGCCTCTGTGTCCCAGGACGCATTGGGAAACACCACCATCATCTATGAACAAG TTGAATCCAGTGATCAATCCGCCCAGAATGCCCTTGACCTGCTGCTGAATATGAGCAATGCCCGGGAATTGGTTGGAAACGCCTTACAG GTGGCGGTGCTGTCAGAAGGCAACACTTTGGAAAAGGGCGCATGGAGTACGGTGACCACAGCACCATGCCAGGCACAAAAGGTTGTGACCTTCCATGTGTCTGAGAACGGTGAGACGGTGCTACAAGAGGCCTTCGAGGCAGCAACTTCTGAAACGGGAGAGCTCACCCAGATCGCCATAGAAGCCTACGAGGGCGGGGGGGAATTCAGTGTGGTTGAACAGGCGGCTGAAGAGATCCACAGCCCTGGATACAG TAACGATGAGAGCAGTCCTTCTCAGGCTGTAGAAGTCTCCGGGTCAGAGATCCTGAAAAGTGACAAGTACTACCTTACTTCAGCACTGGCGGATGGTGTTCTGCAACAGGTTGAG CTGAGCAGCGAAGCTCCAGGCTCTCCCTCTGCTGCGAGCTCTCCCGGTGGTCTGAGCACTAAGAGGTTTTCCTGCCGAATATGCATGGAGTCTTTTCATGGACGCTCTGACATGGAGAACCACAAGAGGGCGCACCTGGACCCCAACACCTTTAAGTGTCCTGATTGTGATTTCACATCCACCTCCTGGCTCGAGGTCAAG ACTCACATGGAGCAGCATTCCTACCTACGCCCTCACAAGTGTCCAAACTGTAGCTTTGCCTCCAAGAACAAAAAAGACCTGCGCCGACAtatgatgacacacaccaatGAGAAACCGTTCTCTTGCAAACTTTGTGGGCAAAG GTTTAACCGTAATGGCCATCTGAAGTTTCATATGGAGCGTCTCCACAATCAGGATCAACCCACTCGCAAGAGCCGTAACGCCACATCTCAGCAAACCATCATAGTGAACAGTGATGAGGAGGCCCTGGCCACACTACAGT CCCTGCAGGCGCATCAGACAGCGATCACTCCAGAGCGGTTGCAGGCCCTAGGACAGGAGCACATCATTGTAGCTCAAGAACAGGCTCTATCAGACCAG GAGGAAGGCACATACATCCAGCAAATAACCACCATAGATGGACAGACAGTTCAGCACCTGATGACAGGAGAGAACCAGGTGACTGAG GTTCAGTATATCATCTCGCAGGATGGAGTGCAGCACTTGATCCCTCAGGAGTATGTAGTAGTAGCTGATGGCAACCACATACAG ATGTCAGATGGACAGATCATCCAGTATGAGCATGACGGGACCTTTCTGCAGGAGCAACAG ATTGCTGTAGGTCATGACGGTCAGATTCAGTATCTACCTGTGAGCTCAGAGCAGCAGATAGTGAATCCTGAAGATCTGGAGGCCGCTGCCCACTCTGCTGTCACAG CTGTAGCTGACGCAGCCATGGCGCAGACCCAGACAGTCTACACTGAAGCTACACCTGAACAGctggagcagctgcagcagcaaggCATCCACTACGATGTCATTACCTTCACAGATGAATAG
- the LOC116692679 gene encoding uncharacterized protein LOC116692679 isoform X2, which produces MKFSFVLFLFLDIPHLKGQQRIEEFEHVLLRLAFPSVYNSYNKSCCKLYPGGCYKLLDSAGFTCDLLKGRVTKTERDGWIEFKIANVRFVDGGYYRCIVLGTQNLIYRDYYVEVSEVSGHHSQSQPSLTTTIKAPIPSTILPESTGPALAQDHSDSLRVPWSFGLPLAVIVSIAVMILIASVIGVVCCRVQTKRKLPDKFGETLCESLKQDAPNNFS; this is translated from the exons ATGAAGTTTTCCtttgtcttgtttctttttttag ATATTCCTCATCTAAAAGGGCAGCAGAGGATCGAGGAGTTTGAACACGTCCTGCTGAGACTCGCCTTCCCTTCAGTTTACAATAGTTACAACAAGTCTTGCTGTAAACTCTATCCAGGAGGATGCTACAAGCTGCTGGACAGTGCAGGATTTACCTGTGATTTACTGAAAGGAAGAGTGACGAAAACTGAGAGAGATGGCTGGATAGAATTTAAAATAGCAAATGTGCGGTTTGTGGACGGAGGCTATTACAGATGTATTGTGCTAGGAACTCAAAATCTCATCTACAGAGATTACTATGTTGAAGTGTCTG AGGTTTCAGGTCACCACAGCCAGTCTCAGCCTTCACTGACAACAACCATCAAAGCCCCCATCCCTTCCACAATACTCCCAGAATCCACTGGGCCTGCACTGGCTCAGGACCACAGTGACAGTCTCAG AGTTCCCTGGAGTTTTGGCTTGCCACTAGCTGTCATTGTGTCAATTGCGGTGATGATTTTAATCGCTTCAGTCATTGGTGTTGTTTGCTGCAGAGTCCAGACAAAACGTAAACTGCCGG aCAAATTTGGAGAAACTCTGTGTGAGTCACTGAAACAAGACGCCCCG AACAATTTCTCTTGA
- the LOC116692679 gene encoding uncharacterized protein LOC116692679 isoform X1 has protein sequence MKFSFVLFLFLDIPHLKGQQRIEEFEHVLLRLAFPSVYNSYNKSCCKLYPGGCYKLLDSAGFTCDLLKGRVTKTERDGWIEFKIANVRFVDGGYYRCIVLGTQNLIYRDYYVEVSEVSGHHSQSQPSLTTTIKAPIPSTILPESTGPALAQDHSDSLRVPWSFGLPLAVIVSIAVMILIASVIGVVCCRVQTKRKLPDKFGETLCESLKQDAPEMSTIVYTTVDFRAHQKPTEVYANLRMHKTQAGVPDSTWSAEHDGMVEYSTLAIY, from the exons ATGAAGTTTTCCtttgtcttgtttctttttttag ATATTCCTCATCTAAAAGGGCAGCAGAGGATCGAGGAGTTTGAACACGTCCTGCTGAGACTCGCCTTCCCTTCAGTTTACAATAGTTACAACAAGTCTTGCTGTAAACTCTATCCAGGAGGATGCTACAAGCTGCTGGACAGTGCAGGATTTACCTGTGATTTACTGAAAGGAAGAGTGACGAAAACTGAGAGAGATGGCTGGATAGAATTTAAAATAGCAAATGTGCGGTTTGTGGACGGAGGCTATTACAGATGTATTGTGCTAGGAACTCAAAATCTCATCTACAGAGATTACTATGTTGAAGTGTCTG AGGTTTCAGGTCACCACAGCCAGTCTCAGCCTTCACTGACAACAACCATCAAAGCCCCCATCCCTTCCACAATACTCCCAGAATCCACTGGGCCTGCACTGGCTCAGGACCACAGTGACAGTCTCAG AGTTCCCTGGAGTTTTGGCTTGCCACTAGCTGTCATTGTGTCAATTGCGGTGATGATTTTAATCGCTTCAGTCATTGGTGTTGTTTGCTGCAGAGTCCAGACAAAACGTAAACTGCCGG aCAAATTTGGAGAAACTCTGTGTGAGTCACTGAAACAAGACGCCCCG GAAATGAGTACCATAGTCTACACAACAGTGGACTTCAGAGCTCACCAGAAACCAACAGAGGTGTACGCAAACCTGAGGATGCACAAAACACAAGCGGGAGTCCCTGACTCCACCTGGAGCGCAGAACATGATGGGATGGTGGAGTACTCTACATTGGCCATCTACTAG
- the LOC116693049 gene encoding pepsin A, with translation MMKWLVVLSALVAFSECIHKIPLIKGKTARQDLQEKGLWEKYRKMYPYNPMAKFDQSGIESMTNDADLSYYGVISIGTPPQSFSVIFDTGSSNLWVPSVYCSSQACQNHNKFNPQQSSTFKWGSESLSIQYGTGSMTGHLAIDTVEVGGISVANQVFGISQTEAPFMANMVADGILGLAFQAIASDNVVPVFDNMVSEGLVSQPMFSVFLSSQSEQGSEVVFGGVDSSHYTGQITWIPLSSATYWQIAMDSVTINGQTVACSGGCQAIIDTGTSLIVGPTSDINNMNSWVGASTDQYGDATVNCQNIGSMPEVTFTLNGIAFTIPASAYVSQTSYGCNTGFGQGGSDQLWILGDVFIREYYAIFDSQAKQIGLATSA, from the exons ATGATGAAGTGGCTCGTGGTCCTGTCAGCCCTTGTGGCTTTCTCCGAATGCATCCACAA GATTCCCCTGATTAAGGGAAAGACTGCCAGGCAAGATCTGCAGGAGAAAGGACTATGGGAGAAGTACAGGAAGATGTATCCATACAACCCTATGGCCAAGTTTGACCAGAGCGGCATTGAGTCCATGACCAACGATGCTGAC TTGTCCTACTATGGTGTGATCTCCATCGGCACCCCTCCTCAGTCCTTCAGCGTCATCTTTGACACCGGCTCTTCCAACCTGTGGGTCCCTTCAGTCTACTGCTCCAGCCAGGCCTGCC AGAACCACAATAAATTCAACCCACAGCAGTCCAGCACCTTCAAATGGGGCAGCGAGTCTCTGTCCATCCAGTACGGCACCGGCAGTATGACTGGACATCTGGCCATTGACACTGTTGAG GTGGGTGGCATCTCCGTGGCCAACCAGGTGTTTGGAATTAGCCAAACAGAGGCTCCCTTCATGGCCAACATGGTGGCTGATGGCATCCTGGGATTGGCCTTCCAGGCCATTGCCTCTGACAACGTCGTGCCCGTCTTCGACAACATGGTCAGTGAAGGATTGGTGTCTCAGCCCATGTTCTCCGTCTTCCTGAGCAG cCAGAGTGAACAGGGCAGTGAGGTGGTCTTTGGTGGTGTTGACAGCAGCCACTACACTGGACAAATCACCTGGATCCCTCTATCCTCTGCCACCTACTGGCAGATTGCAATGGACAG CGTTACCATCAATGGACAGACTGTGGCCTGCTCTGGTGGCTGCCAAGCCATCATCGACACTGGTACCTCCCTGATCGTTGGCCCAACCAGTGACATCAACAACATGAATTCCTGGGTTGGAGCCTCAACCGACCAGTACGGAGAC GCTACAGTGAACTGTCAGAACATCGGGAGCATGCCTGAAGTCACCTTCACTCTCAACGGAATCGCCTTCACCATCCCCGCATCTGCCTACGTCTCTCAG ACCTCCTACGGTTGCAACACTGGCTTTGGACAGGGTGGCTCTGACCAGCTCTGGATCCTGGGAGATGTCTTCATCAGGGAGTACTATGCCATCTTTGATTCCCAGGCTAAGCAAATTGGTCTGGCCACGTCTGCGTAG
- the prok1 gene encoding prokineticin-1 has product MGFRAVLLSFLLVSLSCSRGAIITGACEKDTQCGFGFCCAVSLWLRGLRMCVPRGVEGDECHPFSHKVPYPGKRQHHTCPCLPHLVCTRYGESKYRCTEDFKNLDF; this is encoded by the exons ATGGGCTTTAGGGCGGTGCTGCTGTCCTTCCTCCTGGTGTCTCTCAGCTGCTCCAGAGGAGCCATCATCACAGGG GCCTGTGAGAAAGACACGCAGTGTGGATTTGGTTTTTGCTGTGCCGTCAGTCTTTGGCTGAGGGGCCTCAGGATGTGTGTCCCAAGAGGTGTTGAAGGGGACGAATGCCACCCGTTTAGCCACAAG GTGCCCTACCCAGGGAAAAGGCAACATCACACCTGCCcctgtctcccccacttggtgTGCACCCGTTACGGTGAAAGCAAGTATAGATGTACTGAAGACTTCAAAAACCTGGACTTTTAA